The following proteins are co-located in the Helicobacter acinonychis genome:
- the exbB gene encoding TonB-system energizer ExbB, producing MGAGFSTELLKEYVDTFVFVALGIASFLALWFVIERIIFYSKVNLKAYTDVDALNLDLTKNLTILYVIYSNAPYVGLLGTVLGVMVTFYDMGISEGMDAKTIMVGLSLALKATALGLAVAIPTLIAYNGLLRKSDVLSEKFRIMSK from the coding sequence ATGGGAGCTGGTTTCTCCACTGAATTGTTGAAAGAGTATGTGGATACTTTCGTGTTTGTTGCACTCGGCATTGCGAGTTTTTTAGCCTTATGGTTTGTGATTGAAAGGATTATTTTTTATTCCAAAGTCAATTTGAAAGCTTACACAGATGTGGACGCCTTGAATTTGGATTTGACTAAGAATTTAACCATTCTTTATGTGATTTATTCTAATGCACCTTATGTGGGTTTACTGGGAACGGTGCTAGGGGTCATGGTCACTTTCTATGACATGGGTATTAGTGAGGGGATGGACGCTAAAACGATCATGGTAGGTTTGTCTTTAGCTTTAAAAGCGACCGCTCTAGGGCTTGCAGTGGCGATCCCCACACTCATTGCATATAACGGTTTGTTGAGAAAATCCGATGTGTTGAGCGAAAAATTCAGGATTATGTCCAAATGA
- the nikR gene encoding nickel-responsive transcriptional regulator NikR, whose amino-acid sequence MDTNNKDDSIIRFSVSLQQNLLDELDNRIIKNGYSSRSELVRDLIREKLVEDNWIEDSPDDKSKVAVLVVIYDHHQRELNQRMIDIQHASETHVLCTTHIHMDSHNCLETIILKGSSAEVQRLQLEIGGLRGVKFAKLTKASSFESNE is encoded by the coding sequence ATGGACACAAACAATAAAGACGATTCAATCATCCGCTTTTCGGTTTCTTTACAACAAAATTTATTGGACGAATTAGACAACCGCATCATTAAAAACGGCTATTCTTCTCGCTCAGAATTGGTGCGCGATTTGATCAGAGAAAAGTTAGTAGAAGACAATTGGATAGAAGATAGCCCTGATGATAAGAGCAAGGTTGCCGTGCTAGTGGTGATTTATGACCACCACCAAAGGGAATTAAACCAACGCATGATAGATATTCAGCATGCCAGTGAAACGCATGTTTTATGCACCACGCACATTCATATGGATTCGCATAATTGCTTAGAAACGATCATTTTAAAAGGCAGTTCTGCAGAAGTCCAACGCTTGCAATTAGAAATTGGGGGGCTTAGGGGGGTTAAGTTTGCTAAATTGACTAAGGCGTCTAGTTTTGAAAGCAATGAGTAG
- the nadD gene encoding nicotinate (nicotinamide) nucleotide adenylyltransferase encodes MPKELALYGGSFDPLHKAHLAIIEQTLELLPLADLIVLPAYQNPFKKPCFLDAQIRFKELELALKGMPRVLLSDFEIKQERTVPTIESVLHFQKLYCPKTLYLVIGADCLRHLSSWTNATELLKRVELVVFERIGYEEIQFKGRYFPLKGIDAPISSSAIRASLGL; translated from the coding sequence ATGCCAAAAGAATTAGCGCTCTATGGAGGGAGTTTTGACCCCTTACACAAGGCTCATTTAGCCATTATTGAGCAAACTTTAGAATTATTACCTCTCGCTGATCTTATTGTCTTACCCGCTTATCAAAACCCTTTTAAAAAGCCATGTTTTTTAGACGCACAAATCCGTTTTAAAGAATTAGAATTAGCCTTAAAAGGCATGCCTAGGGTGTTGTTGAGCGATTTTGAAATCAAGCAAGAAAGGACCGTGCCTACGATAGAAAGTGTTCTTCATTTTCAAAAACTCTATTGCCCTAAAACGCTTTATTTAGTCATAGGAGCGGATTGCTTAAGGCATTTGTCTTCTTGGACAAACGCCACAGAGCTTTTAAAAAGGGTGGAATTAGTGGTTTTTGAAAGGATTGGCTATGAAGAGATCCAATTTAAGGGGCGTTATTTCCCTTTAAAAGGCATTGATGCACCGATTTCTTCCAGTGCAATTAGGGCTAGTTTAGGGCTTTAA